The Burkholderia mallei ATCC 23344 genome has a window encoding:
- the fliD gene encoding flagellar filament capping protein FliD, whose protein sequence is MAITQTGTTSQSDVWSQIQDAAQSLINGATGKTSMDVSGLVSVLVNAKTAGQAAEIKNQAAWNSTQISALGALKLALSNLKTGVEPLSDGTFAQKFTSKASGKGLGATMDKGTVAGSYQVEVKQVARSQTLVSAGFDPKHTLGSGTLTLKLGDRSTSIDIDATNNTPAGIAAAINSAKNNPGVTATVVTGTDGAHLVLRSTASGSANVISMSVSNVKDDAGLSGLAVQSTADDKGGKSAITSAGDAWKQSDFAQDAIVTVGGVITARSADNAVKGVIAGVTINVTEEAIGAPQTLLIARDIDGQARAVTNFVDLYNSMIGTMAQLTSFDKTAKPGQQGGPMIGDSMLNGIRNSLAHIVGGGVPHGENKRASLAALGITFARPGDKQPEGSLIVDKAKLNEALQNDPQAVEALFNKTNGIGTQITKALDVHLRKDGSFDVRSNAIDRDMKSIAQRQARLETYASQLTAQYKAQFTALDALMARMQQNTNYLTQLFGGANSSGALANNK, encoded by the coding sequence ATGGCGATCACCCAGACGGGGACCACCTCGCAAAGCGATGTCTGGTCGCAAATTCAGGACGCCGCGCAGTCGCTGATCAACGGCGCGACGGGCAAGACGTCGATGGACGTGAGCGGGCTCGTATCGGTGCTCGTCAACGCGAAGACGGCGGGCCAGGCCGCGGAGATCAAGAACCAGGCGGCCTGGAACAGCACGCAGATCTCGGCGCTCGGCGCGCTCAAGCTGGCGCTCAGCAACCTGAAGACGGGCGTCGAGCCGCTGTCGGACGGCACGTTCGCGCAGAAATTCACGTCGAAGGCGAGCGGCAAGGGGCTCGGCGCGACGATGGACAAAGGCACGGTGGCCGGCAGCTACCAGGTCGAGGTCAAGCAGGTCGCGCGCTCGCAGACGCTCGTGTCCGCCGGTTTCGATCCGAAGCACACGCTCGGCTCCGGCACGCTCACGCTCAAGCTCGGCGATCGCTCGACGTCGATCGACATCGACGCGACGAACAACACCCCGGCCGGCATCGCGGCCGCGATCAATTCGGCGAAGAACAACCCCGGCGTGACCGCGACGGTCGTGACGGGCACCGACGGCGCGCACCTCGTGCTGCGCTCGACCGCGTCGGGCAGCGCGAACGTGATCAGCATGAGCGTCTCGAACGTGAAGGACGACGCGGGCCTGTCGGGGCTCGCGGTCCAGTCGACGGCGGACGACAAGGGCGGCAAGTCGGCGATCACGTCGGCGGGCGACGCCTGGAAGCAGAGCGATTTCGCGCAGGACGCGATCGTCACGGTGGGCGGCGTGATCACCGCGCGCAGCGCGGACAACGCGGTCAAGGGCGTGATCGCGGGCGTGACGATCAATGTGACCGAGGAGGCGATCGGCGCGCCGCAGACGCTGTTGATCGCGCGCGACATCGACGGTCAGGCGCGCGCGGTGACGAACTTCGTCGATCTGTACAACTCGATGATCGGCACGATGGCGCAGCTCACGTCGTTCGACAAGACGGCGAAGCCGGGGCAGCAGGGCGGCCCGATGATCGGCGATTCGATGCTCAACGGCATTCGCAATTCGCTCGCGCACATCGTCGGCGGCGGCGTGCCGCACGGCGAGAACAAGCGCGCGTCGCTCGCGGCGCTCGGCATCACGTTCGCGCGGCCCGGCGACAAGCAGCCGGAAGGTTCGCTGATCGTCGACAAGGCCAAGCTGAACGAAGCGCTGCAGAACGATCCGCAGGCGGTCGAGGCGCTGTTCAACAAGACGAACGGCATCGGCACGCAGATCACGAAGGCGCTCGATGTGCATCTGCGCAAGGACGGTTCGTTCGACGTGCGCTCGAATGCGATCGACCGCGACATGAAGAGCATCGCACAGCGCCAGGCGCGGCTCGAAACCTACGCGTCGCAGCTGACCGCGCAGTACAAGGCGCAGTTCACCGCGCTCGACGCGCTGATGGCGCGGATGCAGCAGAACACCAACTATCTGACGCAGTTGTTCGGCGGCGCGAACAGCTCGGGCGCGCTCGCGAACAACAAGTGA